In the Alphaproteobacteria bacterium genome, GCCGCTGATCGAGCCCGGCGCGCTCGTTGCCGCGCTGCGCGCCGGCCGCCCCGGCACTGCGCGGTCGATGTCTACGAGGAGGAGCCGCTGCGCGACAGCTCGCATCCGCTGCTCAACATGCCGAACGTCGTCTGCACGCCGCACATCGGCTACGTCTCGCGCGAGGAATACGAGACCCAGTTCTCCGACATCTTCGACCAGATCGTCGCCTACGTGGCGGGCACCCCGAACCAACGTGATCAATCCCGAGGTGTTGAAGAACGCGCGCAGGGCGCTGTGAACGGCAGCGGCTACTGCTTCACATACTTCATCATCCGCCGTGGCCCGACTTCGGCGCCGTAGACGTTGCCGGCGTCGTCCGCCGCGACACCTTCGGCGGCGCTGGTGGTGTTGCTCTTCTCGACCGGGTCGGGAATGAACGCCGTCACTGCGCCATCCTTGGCGCTGCCGATGCGGATGCCGCGCTTCCAGCCGTCATGGTTCTTCGACACGGACTCCGATTCAGAGTCCGCCACATAGATAATGTCCTTCTTGTCGATGTAGATGCCGCTCGGCCGGCTGAACTGCGGCCACTGGTCGAGATACTTGCCGTCCTGGTCGAAGATCTGGATGCGGTTGTTCTGCCGGTCGCCGACGAACAGGCGGCCTTGCGAATCCATCGCGATCGCGTGCGGGATGTCGAGATCGCCCGGACCGGAGCCCTTCTGGCCCCAGGTCTTGATGAACTTGCCGGTCTTGTCGAACTTGACATTGCGGGCATTCGTATTGCCGCCGTGCCCGTCGGCCACGAAAATATCGCCGTTCGGCGCGGTGACGACCGCGGGAGGGTGCGTTGGAACTCGTCTGGGCCGCTGCCTGGCTGGCCGGCCTTGCCGAGCGTCATCAGCAGCTTGCCGTCGCCTGAGAACTTGAACACCTGGTGGCCCTTGCCCTTGTAGCCGAGGCCGTCGGTCACCCAGACGTTGCCCTCGCGGTCGACATGCAGGCCGTGTGGAAACAGCACCAGCCCCGCGCCGAAGCTCTTCAGGAGCTTTCCATCGGTATCGAACTTCATGATCGGGTCGAGCGTCGACCTCCGCGCAGGCGAACGGGTTGCCGGGCGTGATCTGGTTCGGTGGGCGCACCTCGCCGCAGCGCTCCGCGACCCACACGCTGGCGCCGTCGGGATCGACCGCGACCGCGCTGGTCGAGCCCCACTTGCGGCCGTCCGGCAGCTCGCCCCAGTTCGCGATGGTGCGATACGGGTTCGGCAGCGAATTGGTCGGCGCGGTGGTTTGCGCGGCGGCGAGGGTGGTGGTGATGGCGAGAGCGAAGGCGAGCGCGAGAGTGCGGGTCATGGGCTAACTCACTGATGAGCCCTCACCCTGAGGAGCCCACCGACGCTTTTGCGGCGGCGGGCGTCTCGAAGGGCGAGGGCGCTTGCACTGAGTGTGGGCCATCCTTCGAGACGCGATCCCATAGCGCGTCGCAGACGCGCGTCAACGCGCTTTCGGGATCGCTCCTGAGGATGAGGCGTCGGTGATCAATTCGTCCGGTTCGCCATGCGCACGAACTCGGCAAGCTCGGTATTGAACCGTGCGGCGTCCCTCGTAGAACGGCGCGTGGCCGATGCCCTGGTAGACCGAGAGCTTGGCGCCAGGAATCGTCTTCGCGGTATATTCGGCAGTGCCGAGCTTGGAGTTGCGGTCCTTGTCGCCGTGCGTGACCAGCACGGGAATCTTCAGCTTCGACATCACGTCGGTCGCGTCGAGCGGACGCCCGCCGAGATTGGTGCGCACTTTCGGCGGCACCATCATGTTGAACGAGAGAGCATGGTCTCGAAGTCATCCGCGCTCGGCTGCTTCTCGAAACAGCCGTGCACGAACGAGCGCGTCGCCGCGATGTTGGTCGCCAGATCCTCCGACGCCATGCCGGGCTGGTTCTTCAAGTTCTCGCCGACGAATTCGGGAAAGAACTTGATGCTGGCGTCGACGAAATTGATGCCGGCGAGTTGCCCGGCCCGTGCGTCCGTCACGTAGTCGGAGATGACGCGCCCCGCATAGGACCAGCCGACCAGCACCGGGCGCTTCAGGCCCGCCGCATCCATCACGGCCTGCACCTCGTCGGCCCAAGCCTTGTTGTCGTGGTACGGCGCCTTGTCGAGCGGCTTGTCGGAATTGCCATGGCCACGCAGGTCGTAGGTGACGATGCGGAATTCCCTGGCCAGATCGCTGTTGACCTGGCGCATCCACGACATGTGGCTTTGCGCGAAACCGTGGATCAGCAGGATTTCCGGCCCCTGCGGATTGCCCATTCCTGCGCCGAGATGGTCAGGCCGTCCGGCGTCTTCACGCTGATCGGTTTGTACTTAAGGTCTTGTGCAAAAGCCCGGCTGACTGAAGGCAATCAGTCCGGCCGTCATCGTGGCGAGGCCGAAGCCGCGCAAAGCTAGCGTCATAGTTGCCTCCCGCTTGTTGTATTGTATGGCAAGCCTAGCGTGCGGCCCGTTCCTGCGGAACGCGGATTCGCGCGCCCACCTTTCACCAGCGCGTGAAGTGGGCAAACATGGAATGGGTCGGGAGCCCACGATGCCGCTGTCCGCCAAGCATTTCGCGCAAAAGAAATTGGCCACCGTCAACGGCCGGCGCATGGCCTACATCGACGAAGGCGAGGGCCATGCGATCGTGTTCCAGCACGGCAACCCGACGTCGTCGTATTTGTGGCGCAACATCATGCCGCACTGCGGGGGGGCTCGGACGGCTGATCGCCTGCGATCTCATCGGCATGGCGACAGCGACAAGCTGCCAAACTCCGGTCCCGCGCGTTACACCTATGCGGAGCAGCGCGAGTATCTGTTCGCGTTGTGGGACCAGCTCGATCTCGGCGACCGCGTCGTCTTCGTGATCCCACGACTGGGGCTCCCGTGCTCGGCTTCGACTGGCGAGCCAGAGTCGCGACCGCGTCGCCGGCATCGTCTACATGGAAGCGCTGGTCACGCCCCGTCACCTGGGCCGACTGGCCCGAGAACGCGCGCGCGCCTTCCAGGGGTTTCGCTCGGAAGGCGGCGAGGACATGATCCTCACCAAGAACATGTTCGTCGAGCGCGTGCTGCCGGGCTCGGTGATGCGCAAGCTCACCGACGCGGAAATGGCCGAGTACCGCCGGCCGTTCGCGACTGCCGGCGAGGACCGGCCGCCCGACGCTCACCTGGCCGCGCCCAGATTCCGGTCGAGGGTGAGCCCGCGGATGTGGTGCGCGTGGTCGAGGATTATTCGCGTTGGCTCGCCGCCTCGGACGTGCCGAAGCTGTTCGTCAACGCCGAACCCGGCTCG is a window encoding:
- a CDS encoding 6-bladed beta-propeller, encoding MADGHGGNTNARNVKFDKTGKFIKTWGQKGSGPGDLDIPHAIAMDSQGRLFVGDRQNNRIQIFDQDGKYLDQWPQFSRPSGIYIDKKDIIYVADSESESVSKNHDGWKRGIRIGSAKDGAVTAFIPDPVEKSNTTSAAEGVAADDAGNVYGAEVGPRRMMKYVKQ
- a CDS encoding alpha/beta hydrolase — translated: MMVPPKVRTNLGGRPLDATDVMSKLKIPVLVTHGDKDRNSKLGTAEYTAKTIPGAKLSVYQGIGHAPFYEGRRTVQYRACRVRAHGEPDELITDASSSGAIPKAR
- a CDS encoding alpha/beta fold hydrolase; translated protein: MGNPQGPEILLIHGFAQSHMSWMRQVNSDLAREFRIVTYDLRGHGNSDKPLDKAPYHDNKAWADEVQAVMDAAGLKRPVLVGWSYAGRVISDYVTDARAGQLAGINFVDASIKFFPEFVGENLKNQPGMASEDLATNIAATRSFVHGCFEKQPSADDFETMLSRST